A region from the Triticum aestivum cultivar Chinese Spring chromosome 3D, IWGSC CS RefSeq v2.1, whole genome shotgun sequence genome encodes:
- the LOC123079210 gene encoding la-related protein 6A, giving the protein MDGQAPHPVAVAPESLPQPPPRLETEAEDDPVVVPDASDAASSEPSKVGALSTSPLIKAEDDPVVVPDSVEPASSEASVVSAGGVVPPSRPLEAEEDPLIVPDTSEATNVGTGSVVPLLPSPPLEAEDDPLIVPVIDASSEASDVVTSGVVLTDELRDKIVKQVEYYFSDENLPTDEFMLKFVMKNKEGLGNVPLGVIASFRKMKKLVQDHSTIEAALRTSSKLVVSSNGKRVRRLHPLPCNELKDVKKRTVVVENLPLDFSLESIQEKFGSVGKIMKITIHDPHAVGESAASKKPDFMLSNKVHAIVEYEAVEAAEKAVATLNDERNWRTGMRVILLAKRSVVGSGKNIQSSKENHGTCLRKNNEGQFSKEVQQSVSEKNGGADSGEVASDKENVNSDVNHEEVRQHQRANASGGRKGRYRIQGKGLSGQGHGSSPTIPGSDSASKPISGPRMPDGTRGFTMGRGRLLPLPEAEKAQKTEE; this is encoded by the exons ATGGACGGCCAGGCTCCACACCCCGTCGCCGTGGCACCCGAATCCCTGCCGCAGCCACCTCCGCGTCtggagacggaggcggaggacGACCCCGTCGTCGTCCCCGACGCCTCCGATGCCGCTTCTTCGGAGCCCTCCAAGGTCGGCGCCCTTTCGACGTCGCCTCTTATCAAGGCGGAGGACGACCCGGTCGTCGTCCCCGACTCCGTCGAACCCGCTTCTTCGGAGGCCTCCGTGGTTAGCGCAGGTGGTGTGGTGCCGCCGTCGCGGCCTCTTGAGGCGGAGGAGGATCCCCTCATCGTCCCCGACACTTCCGAGGCCACCAATGTTGGCACAGGTAGCGTGGTGCCCCTGTTGCCATCGCCACCTCTTGAGGCGGAGGACGACCCCCTCATCGTCCCCGTCATTGATGCCTCCTCGGAGGCCTCCGACGTGGTTACCTCTGGTGTCGTGCTTACGGACGAGCTCCGTGACAAGATAGTTAAACAG GTGGAGTACTACTTCAGCGATGAGAATCTTCCCACAGATGAGTTTATGTTGAAATTTGTGATGAAGAACAAGGAGGGCCTTGGTAATG TTCCGCTTGGAGTTATTGCATCATTCAGAAAAATGAAGAAACTTGTTCAGGACCACTCTACAATTGAAGCTGCCCTTAGGACATCATCCAAGCTG GTTGTGAGCTCTAATGGGAAAAGGGTCAGAAGGTTACATCCCTTACCATGCAATGAATTGAAAGACGTGAAG AAAAGGACTGTTGTGGTGGAAAATCTACCTCTGGATTTCTCCCTGGAGAGTATACAGGAGAAATTTGGATCAGTTGGCAA AATTATGAAGATAACCATCCATGATCCACATGCAGTTGGAGAATCTGCAGCATCGAAGAAGCCTGACTTCATGTTGAGTAATAAG GTACATGCCATTGTTGAGTATGAAGCAGTGGAGGCAGCTGAGAAGGCT GTGGCCACCTTAAACGATGAGAGGAACTGGAGAACTGGGATGAGAGTCATACTTCTGGCTAAACGAAGTGTAGTGGGATCAGGAAAGAATATCCAGTCTTCAAAAGAAAATCATGGAACATGTTTGAGAAAGAACAACGAGGGCCAGTTTTCGAAAGAAGTACAGCAGTCGGTATCAGAAAAAAATGGTGGTGCTGATTCAGGAGAGGTTGCTTCAGATAAGGAGAATGTGAACTCTGATGTTAACCATGAG GAAGTGCGCCAACACCAAAGGGCAAATGCTAGCGGTGGTCGAAAAGGCAGGTACAGAATCCAAGGAAAAGGCCTGAGTGGACAAG GGCACGGCTCATCCCCTACTATTCCTGGTTCGGACTCTGCAAGCAAGCCTATTTCTGGACCGAGAATGCCGGATGGAACAAGGGGCTTTACAATGGGGCGTGGTAGATTGCTTCCACTTCCAGAAGCTGAGAAGGCCCAGAAGACTGAGGAATAG